Genomic window (Candidatus Methylomirabilota bacterium):
CACCCGCGCCGATCTGGACCAGGCACTGGAGGCGATCGAGAAGGCCTTCCGCGAAGTTGCCCTCCTCTGAGGCGCCATTTTTTGCTTGTTTGGTGTATACAATTGGTGTATCTTTTTGGTGCAAGGAGGTGGTGTAGATGCGATTGTCCGTCACCGTAGAAAAGCAGCTACTTGAGAAGGCCATCCGTGTCAGCGGGGCGAAGACAAAGCGCGAGGCTATCGAGATGGGTCTCCGCGAGCT
Coding sequences:
- a CDS encoding type II toxin-antitoxin system VapB family antitoxin, with the protein product MRLSVTVEKQLLEKAIRVSGAKTKREAIEMGLRELLRRASRERMIEHAGKVDLGLTLKELLKRRLEG